The region TTTTTGGCTTCAAAACTGGAGGTCCCTGGTTCGAACTCGGCTCTGGCCATATATGCTTTATAGGTTAGGAAAGAGGCGTGAATTTTCTTGTTAAATGCGCGCTTTATGATAAGATTGTTAGGACTTCATAGAacacctaaataatatataactatttttctcCTTTCTAAACATTAAGAAGAATCAAGAACTACGTTTCACTACGTTATGCACtgttaaaagctttaaataaaaaaaactttttgaaaatcttagagaagaactttaatatttttttttataactaaaaaaaaattttgatggctatttttaaaaatgtcattaaaacatataaaaaactattaacaaacTACATTAAAATATTGAGTTATTTTAGGCATATGTTCAACAGACTATTGGgaagaaatatttacatatgaTGAAAGTAAGAAGCCAATAACTAGAAAAGAAGTCTTACTTGCAGGAACAGTGAGAAACAGTCAGCGTAAGATTTTCTTGTttttgtgttattattattacaatatataagataaatatacaaaataaaatatacaaaatgaagaaaaattaaaaaagaaagtattgTTCAGATCTAAAGaaataaagtacaaaaaacGCGGATACTCCAATAATATAATCAAGTCTTGCCGGTGTTGGTGAAAtaagaactttttcaaaaaatgttttaaagtttattttaattttttctttatatgttGTGTACTGCTTGCATTCAACAAACTACTGAGACTTCTTAACCGATGAAATATATGGACAATAATCTGTacaattttcttaataaatatcGCTAAAATGATATTAGTTTCAAAACAGAATGCGGATAAAAACGtccataattttcaaaaaaaataatcgtcTTGCGCCCATTCAATCTCATTTGTTGGGTATAACCATTAGAATCTTATTACTCGAACacgattattaaaatattatttattgaacataataacaatatatttgtaATGGTGTACTTCTAAATACATAtctaaattatctaaaaagtGCAGAAGAAACTAAAGAGCTATACAATGGTGTCGCTGTATGTGAAGCCAGGTTATTAAACGCTGGTGTATTTACGTTTTTGCTGACAAAAACGATAAACCACTGTCAAAGAATGGCTCACCTCTAAAAGTAGCATACATGCATGTATTCGCAGACACTCATATATTTAGacattaatttcaatatttttacatattattttgaagtagcataaaatgatataaagtataatatataagtataatatataagtagCGTTTAAATggctaaaaataatatttttatatcgtatgtatttaataataataatttattttaaatttagcataTCTAATTATTGGCATTCCGACAGTTTACCGAATCTATAATGATACGCCAGCTGTATATATAACAAAGACTTTAGAATCTCTCATTACACCTCTTACTGatcaagataaaaaaactgttcaaattataatatttattgcaGATGAAAATCCTATTAGAAGAAGATATTTATacgaacttataaaaaataattttgaaaaggaaCTATGGGAAGGACTTATAAATATCATTGGAGCACCAAGAAGGTTTTATTTACCACTTAATAACATACCTGTCACTTTAGGTGATTCAAAAGAGCGAGTATACTGGCGTTCAAAACAATGTCTTGACTATGTATTTATGTTTGATTATATTCACAATCAATCCAAGTATTACATGCATATAGAAGATGACGTAGTTGCCAAAAGCGAGTACTACGAAATTGTCAagcataaaatttcatttagtgATATCCAAAGAGAATCATTATTGCCCTGGaatcagaaaaaagttttaattaaagagGCTTgggttgtaaaaaatttttatataagtggCTTCATAGGGTGTTTGATACCATCAACCTATTTACAAACTATGGCagcatttataaagattttatactaTGAAGCACCGGTAGATCTAATTTACCCACAACTGattgatttaatgaaaattaaaattgagcAGCATGAGTCGTTATTTACACATATAGGATTTCAAAGCTCTTCTTTAGGaacataaacataatttaatgattattaatttaaaattgaacaaaaaaatttttaattttgattttatagtcagtttttttattgagtctAAATAttacacacacacgcacacacacacacacacacacacacacacacacacacacacacacacacacacacacacacacacacaaacacgcCTACACGCGCATACAcacataaacaaacaaacacatatttgaacatatatttatatcaccATTGTCCTAGAAagcatattatatacatttttggtTGTTgcctttttatcttttttttttgtcattttacaTTCTTATCTTTAAAGTTaagcttatattttttttacaatcgaAGAGGTTCAATCTGATTCGAaccactaaattttttattgcgtataaatgatttatttttagcatcaaatttaaattttataatttttgcagaCGACTCCGATCTTTTTTATTCCAACAGACATTAAAGttccttttaatttaataaagagtttttcaaaataaatgagTGGTTTGCAAATAGTTGATTCTCATTGaatgtgagaaaaaaaaataatttactttacaaaactTGTAAAGgggataatttaaaataaaaaaggtccAAGTATTAACCCCTAGGAAACATCACAGTTAAATACTAATTGGGTGcatattaaatcatataaaattttttaagatttttcaaataacttgGCCGCCATTTAAGTTGGAGGGTGCAACTCCGTAGTTGCACCCTCCAACTTAAAACACCAAAGGTATAAACTAAAACACCAAAGGTATAAACTAGATTAATATCAACTAAAAAACCAAAGATATAAACTAGATTAATATCAACTAGGCAGTCTGattgataaatactttatacATCTCAAAGATTAAACACACAtccaattaataattttatgtgtttttatgcAGTTCcaggattttattttatatttcttaaaactGCTGCATAATCtgtataaaaaagatttcataaagCATCTTTCAAACATTTTGAAAGATGCTTCATGAAAGTAGATAAGCTTTTAAGTAGATAAGCTTTTTATTTGGAACTTTTGGAAACtaggttttaattaatttgctGTTGGTggaaaagtattttgtattttgtgttttaaacaaaattaaaaatagccatgaaaagtttttgaaataaaattgaaaatactaatgaataaaagtatttcaagtaaaaataaaaataatacaaaagtattttaatatatatatatatatatatatatatatatatatatatatatatatatatatatatatatatatatatatatatatatatatatatatatatatatatatattgaattgtACAGGATTATGTTCTTTAACCTCTGGAGATCTTAGAACGTTTGGAAATCTTGATTACTGGTCTCATGATTACTGGTCATTacattttttagaaagaaagtctttaatatttacctgtttgaattttttttttttttaattttataattttttggagagaatgttttttttttactttgcttTTTGTAACGTTGTTATGTGCTACATTTGTTATGTGCTACATTTGTTATGTGCTACATTTGTTATGTGCTACATTTGTTATGTGCTACATTTGTTATGTGCTACATGCGTTATGTGCTACATTTGTTATGTGCTACATTCGTTATGTGCTACATTTGTTATGTGCTACATTCGTTATGTGCTACATTTGTTTGTTCTatagtaaatttcaaaaacttttctttttttcaacacACTGCTTTAAGTTTTAAGATAGTTAAAATAAGATAGTTGTTGGTTTAAGTTTTTGTTGCAAGTTTtgatcagttttatttttattacaacttttattttgtacattaGTTGTATACTTCCTTTAACTGTTTGAAAATAAactgaagttttattttataaaccagAGTTAATGTTGGTTTCTATTGTGAGCTTATTTTGTTGGTTGATATAATATAGAGatgttgttatgttttttatcttGCCTTTGAACACATGTGGGgtaaacaaaaagatatttttagatttattttttgtctgctattgttgttgttgttacatatattttatcttGTTGGGATACAACAACCTTCAAAAAcacaagttattttttagttttcggGTTTTTAAAGTTTGACACAATCTtctctgtattttttttttcactttttgtgttttttaagtcagatatatttgatgtttatttttgttatttaaaatttttttgtattattagtaatatagcattgttaatatagttataatttGAGTTTCTTTAGAGAATTCATTCTTCTAAAATAAAGGAGTATGACAAACTGATTGCATACAGAAAGCGAAAGATTGAAATTCAGGGCATCCAACCTCAACGAGTTCAGCAAACAGTCAACTTTGTGAGAAACTCTAAAATTGCATCTCAGGAGACTTTAGATAAATCTGTAGTTGATTGTATAATAACTGACCTGCAGCCATTCAACACAACTGAGAAGATCAGTTTCAGAAAATTGATAACTACTCTGGCACCAAACCGAACGCTTATCTTTCATAAATCTGTCATGATACAAATTGAAGAACGCTACAAAGTCATGTGTCAGAAAGTTACTAGCTTTACTTTCATGGCTCCTCTCCTctgttaaaaaatgtcattcTTGAACTGAACACTGCTTTGCCAGCAATTGCAGCCTGGGAACGTTTATTTAGTGTAGCAGGACAAGTGTTCATGCCAAAC is a window of Hydra vulgaris chromosome 15, alternate assembly HydraT2T_AEP DNA encoding:
- the LOC105844802 gene encoding alpha-1,3-mannosyl-glycoprotein 4-beta-N-acetylglucosaminyltransferase A isoform X2, whose product is MSNLLTICGFAFMINVFLHFYIKSFQGICSTDYWEEIFTYDESKKPITRKEVLLAGTVRNSQPYLIIGIPTVYRIYNDTPAVYITKTLESLITPLTDQDKKTVQIIIFIADENPIRRRYLYELIKNNFEKELWEGLINIIGAPRRFYLPLNNIPVTLGDSKERVYWRSKQCLDYVFMFDYIHNQSKYYMHIEDDVVAKSEYYEIVKHKISFSDIQRESLLPWNQKKVLIKEAWVVKNFYISGFIGCLIPSTYLQTMAAFIKILYYEAPVDLIYPQLIDLMKIKIEQHESLFTHIGFQSSSLGT